One window of Amaranthus tricolor cultivar Red isolate AtriRed21 chromosome 11, ASM2621246v1, whole genome shotgun sequence genomic DNA carries:
- the LOC130827404 gene encoding uncharacterized protein LOC130827404: MVLEKNKKKEGPATNSSQLSIVEKKTPKHLKLKAKKLKQSNKQKLLKSKEAECSTQSQNLNRDKNKITTRVQNETNHNISENEKAKSSLKGNKKNGNINHQQKKVDAPNPERKVSGLIFMCNAKTKSDCFHYKIMGVPFKQKEGVLSIKPGLKLFLYDFDLKLLYGIFEASSAGGMKLEPPAFGGAFPAQVRFRIFKDCLPLPESVFKNAIKDNYDERTQKFKTELTSKQVKSLKSMFRRVRQPHFDNHSGVLQPKISSDSLFVTEKEYRSYGLRPQLHGTRQDAVPYAPVLVPESYRTGPEVQGFKSAVQEHIKPAPLHGHFPSLQTQAGSSEPMFLSENEYRMYGLRGRTERSPLVPSSTKPPNQLDRHRENLYHSHNDLVTTSGPFSSLTAGAGTYEPHSQSTVIEAYRADLRSARYSADYHLPRRVIDEGLYAYASLDLSEHKRSHTSGQFGVAPAPTPAPAPAPAPAPEPAPVSSRYSFAGALYSLR, from the exons ATGGTGCTGGAGAAGAATAAGAAGAAAGAGGGGCCTGCTACAAACTCCTCTCAATTGTCAATCGTAGAGAAGAAGACCCCAAAACATTTGAAGCTTAAAGCTAAAAAGCTGAAACAATCTAACAAACAGAAACTGCTGAAGTCAAAAGAAGCAGAATGTTCCACACAAAGTCAAAACCTGAATAGAGATAAGAACAAAATCACTACCAGAGTGCAAAATGAAACCAATCACAATATAAGTGAAAATGAGAAAGCGAAGAGTTCACTCAAGGGGAACAAAAAGAATGGGAATATTAACCATCAACAGAAAAAAGTTGATGCTCCGAATCCTGAGAGAAAAGTGAGTGGATTGATCTTCATGTGCAATGCAAAAACAAAATCTGATTGTTTCCATTACAAAATTATGGGTGTCCCTTTTAAGCAAAAGGAGGGTGTGCTTAGTATAAAGCCTGGTTTAAAGCTTttcctttatgattttgatctcaAACTTTTGTATGGAATCTTTGAAGCTTCTTCTGCTGGGGGCATGAAACTTGAGCCACCTGCATTTGGTGGGGCTTTTCCAGCTCAG GTGCGCTTCAGGATATTTAAAGACTGTTTGCCTCTCCCTGAAAGTGTATTCAAAAATGCGATTAAGGATAATTATGATGAGAGAACACAGAAATTTAAGACGGAGCTAACGTCCAAACAA GTGAAAAGCCTTAAATCGATGTTTCGTCGTGTTCGGCAGCCTCATTTTGATAACCATTCTGGTGTTCTGCAACCTAAAATCTCTTCTGATTCTCTTTTCGTCACTGAGAAGGAATATCGTAGCTATGGCTTGCGACCACAATTGCATGGCACAAGGCAGGATGCAGTTCCTTATGCTCCTGTTCTCGTTCCTGAGTCTTACAGGACTGGTCCCGAGGTGCAGGGTTTTAAAAGTGCTGTACAAGAGCATATCAAACCTGCTCCATTACATGGGCATTTTCCCTCATTGCAGACTCAGGCAGGTAGTTCTGAGCCTATGTTTTTGAGTGAAAACGAGTATCGGATGTATGGTTTGCGAGGCCGAACTGAGCGTTCTCCATTGGTACCATCCTCCACAAAGCCACCTAACCAGTTAGATCGTCACCGAGAGAATCTATACCATTCTCATAATGATCTTGTGACCACATCCGGCCCGTTTTCAAGTTTAACAGCAGGGGCTGGTACATATGAGCCACATTCTCAGTCAACAGTGATCGAGGCATATCGTGCTGACTTGCGCTCTGCACGTTACTCAGCTGATTACCATTTACCTCGAAGGGTAATTGATGAAGGGTTGTATGCATATGCTTCTCTTGATTTATCTGAACACAAGAGAAGTCATACTAGTGGTCAATTTGGAGTTGCACCCGCACCCACTCCCGCACCTGCACCTGCACCTGCACCTGCACCTGAACCTGCACCTGTTTCATCTCGATACTCATTTGCTGGGGCACTATATTCCCTTAGGTGA